One genomic segment of Gottschalkia acidurici 9a includes these proteins:
- a CDS encoding MutS family DNA mismatch repair protein, with protein sequence MKNNKEIYEKKIKYYTGLSSKISRAINTISLSRLILGIFIIVVSIIAYKYKTKYIPKAILLLSVVSFIYLVVVHRKYRNMNKYIDILKDINTSALKRLSGEWIEFNDKGNEFIDGNHRYSGDLDIFGQGSLFQWINCSNTYMGRESLAKILNQSYPETYFCKESINKRQEAIKELAGKLWWRQKLQAEVMSTIKEDKDKIELLKWTNSKNDMYSKPWIIFILRLLPIVTITTIILGNLLDIIPKYISLLFLCVQSILILINSKNANIESNLAYKYQKSIKAYEKILSHFEKGRFSSSYIKALKVKLINNNGLSVVKQLKRLETIVDNLLNRNNIYFLPINVVLLWDYQCMISLDKWKRQNGILVGVWMDVIGEIEALSSLSNIQHDYPEWATPIITEKSSVFEGKSVGHPLITNKQVCNDISITEPSRILLITGSNMSGKSTLLRTIGINLILAYSGAPVCAKYMKTSVMYIYTCMRTSDNLEQGISSFYGELLRIKSIISESKKDKQIFFLLDEIFKGTNSYDRHIGAKMLINQLYKNNAVGLVSTHDLELGDLEKENNGNIKNYHFQEHYKNDKIHFDYKLREGVSTTRNALYLIRMAGIEEI encoded by the coding sequence TTGAAAAATAACAAAGAGATATACGAGAAAAAGATAAAATACTATACAGGGTTATCAAGTAAAATATCGAGAGCTATTAATACAATTAGCTTATCGAGGCTTATACTAGGTATATTTATAATAGTAGTCTCTATAATTGCTTATAAGTATAAAACCAAATATATACCTAAGGCTATACTGTTGTTATCTGTAGTTTCGTTTATTTATCTAGTAGTAGTACATAGAAAATATAGAAATATGAATAAATATATAGATATCTTAAAAGATATAAACACATCTGCTCTTAAAAGGTTGAGTGGTGAATGGATAGAGTTTAACGATAAAGGAAATGAATTTATAGATGGAAATCACAGGTATTCTGGCGACCTTGATATTTTTGGACAGGGATCATTATTTCAATGGATAAACTGCTCTAATACTTATATGGGAAGAGAAAGTTTAGCTAAAATTTTAAATCAGTCGTACCCTGAAACATATTTTTGTAAAGAGTCTATTAATAAGCGTCAAGAAGCTATAAAGGAATTAGCTGGTAAACTATGGTGGCGTCAAAAGCTTCAGGCAGAAGTTATGTCAACCATTAAAGAGGATAAAGATAAAATAGAATTATTGAAATGGACTAATAGTAAAAATGACATGTACTCAAAACCTTGGATAATATTTATATTAAGATTACTACCTATAGTAACTATAACTACTATAATTTTAGGAAACTTACTAGATATAATACCTAAGTACATTTCATTATTATTTTTATGTGTTCAATCGATTTTGATTCTTATTAACTCAAAAAATGCTAACATAGAATCTAATCTAGCATATAAATATCAAAAAAGTATTAAGGCATATGAAAAGATTCTTAGTCATTTCGAAAAAGGAAGATTTTCTTCAAGCTATATAAAAGCATTAAAAGTTAAGCTTATAAACAACAATGGACTCAGTGTAGTTAAACAGTTAAAAAGACTAGAGACTATAGTTGATAATCTACTAAATAGAAATAATATCTATTTTCTACCCATAAATGTTGTTCTACTTTGGGATTATCAATGTATGATTAGTTTAGATAAGTGGAAAAGACAGAATGGAATACTTGTTGGGGTATGGATGGATGTTATAGGAGAAATAGAGGCATTATCTAGTCTATCGAATATACAACATGACTATCCAGAATGGGCAACTCCGATTATTACTGAGAAGAGCTCAGTTTTTGAAGGAAAGTCAGTAGGACATCCTCTAATAACTAACAAACAAGTCTGCAATGATATAAGCATTACTGAACCTTCGAGGATTTTACTTATAACAGGATCAAATATGTCTGGAAAGAGTACATTACTCAGAACTATAGGAATAAACTTAATTCTGGCATATTCGGGTGCACCAGTATGTGCTAAATATATGAAAACCTCTGTTATGTATATATACACATGTATGAGAACTAGTGATAATCTTGAACAGGGAATATCCTCATTTTATGGAGAGCTATTAAGGATAAAAAGTATAATAAGTGAGTCTAAGAAAGATAAGCAAATATTTTTCTTATTAGATGAAATATTTAAAGGTACCAACTCTTATGATCGTCATATAGGAGCTAAGATGTTAATAAATCAACTATATAAGAACAATGCTGTGGGACTTGTATCCACTCATGACCTTGAATTAG
- a CDS encoding S66 family peptidase, translating into MNDRGKLKAGDSIGIFSPSSPITYSCPKRFERAKRYLQDKGFKIKEGNLTGKYDFYRSGSIKERAEELNELIRNPEVKCIMSTIGGMNSNSILPYIDYKGFKRNPKIIIGYSDITAILLAIYAQTGISTYYGPALVASFGELSPFVDYTYNYFKEVIMDNTKIPYDFEMPEYWTDEYINWETQDRSKEKRGNKWITVCEGVTRGRVIGGNLNTIEGIWGSIYMPEIRDGDILFIEDSLKNIATIERSFALLKVNGVFDKISGIILGKHELFDDLKTGRKPYEILLEVLGDKKLPFIADFDCCHTHPMVTLPIGCKIELNATEKKVSIIEDWFG; encoded by the coding sequence ATGAACGATAGAGGTAAACTAAAGGCTGGGGACTCGATTGGTATTTTTTCACCATCATCACCTATAACGTATTCATGCCCCAAAAGATTTGAACGTGCGAAACGATATTTGCAAGATAAGGGGTTTAAGATTAAAGAAGGAAATCTTACAGGAAAATATGATTTTTACAGGTCTGGAAGTATTAAAGAAAGAGCAGAAGAATTAAATGAGTTAATTAGAAATCCGGAAGTTAAGTGCATCATGTCTACAATTGGAGGAATGAACTCTAATTCGATTCTTCCATATATAGATTATAAAGGATTTAAAAGAAATCCTAAAATAATAATTGGGTATTCTGATATTACTGCAATTTTACTTGCTATATATGCACAAACTGGAATAAGTACATACTATGGACCTGCATTAGTAGCTTCTTTTGGTGAATTATCACCTTTTGTCGACTATACATATAATTATTTTAAGGAAGTTATTATGGATAATACAAAAATTCCTTATGACTTTGAAATGCCTGAATATTGGACCGATGAGTACATTAATTGGGAAACACAAGATAGAAGCAAGGAAAAAAGAGGGAATAAGTGGATAACAGTTTGTGAAGGTGTTACTAGGGGTAGAGTTATAGGAGGAAATTTAAATACAATTGAAGGAATATGGGGTAGTATATATATGCCCGAAATAAGGGATGGAGATATACTTTTTATAGAAGATTCCCTAAAAAATATTGCAACTATAGAAAGAAGTTTTGCTCTTTTGAAAGTAAATGGTGTCTTTGATAAGATTTCTGGAATAATCCTTGGAAAACATGAGTTATTTGATGATTTAAAGACAGGTCGAAAGCCATACGAAATACTATTAGAAGTTTTAGGAGATAAAAAGTTACCATTCATTGCAGATTTTGATTGCTGTCATACGCATCCAATGGTGACCCTACCTATAGGATGTAAAATTGAACTTAATGCTACTGAAAAGAAAGTATCAATTATAGAAGACTGGTTCGGGTAA